From the Thermococcus guaymasensis DSM 11113 genome, one window contains:
- a CDS encoding serine/threonine-protein kinase codes for MAKARGGKSRNKPEPAPAPIEAKRPEEPAVPARNPAHQELPVPGFPPELLDKYEPLEFLGEGGFAKVFKAKRKKDGKIVALKIPRIDERTSKTFLKEITAWLQLDHPNIVRLYDVDILPVPYLEMEFVEGVNVDGKTVRDLGGYPKPVDEKTALKLIRGIAEGLKHAHSKGIYHRDLKPLNILLKSDLTPKITDWGLAKIGTMSSGRSVMGYTPLYAAPEHLMPGKYGHTDGRTDIWQLGVTFYELLTGKLPFEGHTYEEVFGKITDESYRFTPPSKINPALAKYDGIFKKLLAKRKEERYQSVDEFLRDLEKLEEVEKKKAELEKEVEELKKTLSKSVQALKKSTTPEETLRNRRLVVETLGKLALAYAELNRKAELLNTLNDLKFYTVQNLPDLTNAMNTVELLIKENLPVSEDFMERLKVLVHSIKRENGA; via the coding sequence GTGGCGAAAGCTAGAGGCGGAAAATCCAGAAATAAGCCAGAGCCAGCACCGGCACCGATAGAGGCCAAAAGACCTGAAGAACCGGCGGTGCCAGCGAGGAATCCCGCCCACCAAGAACTCCCAGTCCCGGGCTTTCCGCCCGAGCTCTTGGATAAATACGAACCCCTCGAATTCCTTGGTGAAGGCGGCTTCGCCAAGGTTTTCAAGGCCAAACGCAAGAAAGATGGCAAAATTGTCGCCCTCAAAATCCCGCGCATTGATGAGAGGACGAGCAAAACATTCCTCAAAGAAATCACGGCATGGTTGCAACTCGACCATCCGAACATCGTTCGCTTGTATGACGTGGACATCCTTCCAGTTCCCTACCTTGAGATGGAGTTCGTTGAGGGTGTTAACGTCGATGGAAAAACCGTCAGGGATCTGGGAGGCTATCCGAAGCCAGTGGACGAGAAGACCGCCTTAAAGCTCATCCGGGGCATTGCTGAAGGCCTTAAACACGCGCATTCAAAGGGCATCTATCACCGCGATTTGAAGCCACTCAACATCCTTCTGAAGTCCGATTTAACGCCAAAGATTACCGACTGGGGTCTTGCAAAAATCGGAACGATGAGCTCTGGCAGGAGCGTTATGGGTTATACACCACTCTACGCGGCGCCAGAGCATTTAATGCCGGGTAAGTACGGGCATACCGATGGGAGAACCGACATCTGGCAGCTGGGCGTTACCTTCTACGAGCTGTTAACCGGAAAGCTTCCCTTTGAAGGCCACACCTACGAGGAGGTCTTCGGCAAAATAACCGATGAGAGCTACCGCTTCACGCCACCCTCAAAGATTAATCCAGCGCTTGCGAAGTACGACGGTATTTTCAAGAAGTTACTCGCGAAGAGGAAGGAGGAGCGGTACCAGAGTGTGGATGAGTTCCTGAGGGACTTGGAAAAGCTTGAGGAAGTGGAAAAGAAGAAGGCCGAGCTGGAGAAGGAAGTTGAGGAGCTCAAGAAGACCCTCTCAAAGAGCGTTCAGGCCCTCAAAAAGAGCACCACACCCGAGGAGACACTGAGGAACAGGAGGCTCGTGGTTGAGACGCTCGGCAAGCTGGCTTTAGCTTACGCCGAGCTCAACAGGAAGGCGGAGCTTTTGAACACGCTCAACGACCTCAAGTTCTACACGGTGCAGAACTTGCCTGATTTGACGAATGCGATGAACACTGTGGAGCTTCTCATCAAGGAGAACCTCCCAGTGAGCGAGGACTTCATGGAAAGATTAAAGGTTCTCGTGCACAGCATAAAGAGGGAAAACGGAGCATAG
- a CDS encoding ATP-binding protein — MRFYDREREIELLRKAKRIAIIGRRRVGKTRLVEEALNPITLFVPAEKSEALICRDWIEEVRERRYIPELTSMKEIVEFLLREGETVFIDELQNVLKVNPAFLYDLQRLLDKYREAKLVVTGSLIAMSKKLIEDYSSPLYGRFDFVIKLRELDFGTVLEIMKDLGYGIEDAVVMWSVFGGLPKYYETLERFRLPVEDFIRMLFFEEPYPMFPEVMMMLKEELGKEYRTYFSILQAISEGKHTLGEIASHLSVKSTSLTKYLHSLERDYELITKRKDAFGRGRNRYYIAQNLVEFWFRFLWRNYSKLERGELRFDGGEFNSYIGRKFEALVELLAPRVVPFEVLSTGKVWGKFKGREKGRDSFEIDVVAVGEEDVALFEAKWETLSGKEARRELEWLGEKAKALGTKKRIHLYLVAREIRGRKPAGAYDLSDLEDIIRKPKTSYPEVP; from the coding sequence ATGAGGTTCTACGACAGGGAGCGCGAGATCGAACTCCTGAGAAAGGCGAAGAGGATAGCGATTATAGGCAGGAGACGGGTGGGCAAAACGAGGCTTGTTGAGGAAGCCCTCAACCCGATAACGCTCTTCGTCCCGGCGGAGAAGAGCGAGGCCTTAATATGCCGTGACTGGATAGAGGAGGTAAGGGAGAGGCGCTACATCCCCGAACTGACCTCGATGAAGGAGATAGTGGAGTTTCTCCTAAGGGAGGGGGAAACGGTCTTCATAGACGAGCTCCAGAACGTCCTGAAGGTGAACCCGGCCTTCCTCTACGACCTCCAGAGGCTCCTCGACAAATACCGTGAGGCCAAGCTCGTCGTCACCGGTTCGCTCATAGCTATGAGCAAGAAGCTCATCGAGGATTACTCAAGCCCCCTCTACGGGAGGTTCGACTTCGTAATAAAGCTCAGGGAGCTGGACTTCGGGACGGTTTTAGAGATTATGAAGGATTTAGGCTACGGCATTGAAGATGCAGTGGTGATGTGGTCGGTCTTCGGAGGCCTGCCAAAGTACTACGAGACGCTTGAGCGCTTCCGCCTCCCGGTCGAGGACTTCATCAGGATGCTCTTCTTCGAGGAGCCATACCCGATGTTCCCCGAGGTCATGATGATGCTCAAAGAAGAGCTTGGAAAGGAATACAGGACTTACTTCAGCATCCTTCAGGCGATAAGCGAGGGCAAACACACCCTCGGGGAGATAGCGTCGCACCTCTCGGTGAAGAGCACGAGCCTGACCAAGTACCTGCACTCGCTTGAGCGGGACTACGAGCTGATAACCAAGAGGAAGGACGCCTTCGGCAGGGGGAGGAACCGGTACTACATAGCCCAGAACCTCGTTGAGTTCTGGTTCCGCTTCCTCTGGCGGAACTACTCAAAGCTTGAGCGCGGCGAACTGAGGTTCGACGGGGGGGAGTTCAACTCCTACATCGGCAGGAAGTTCGAGGCCCTCGTGGAGCTCTTGGCTCCGAGGGTGGTTCCCTTCGAGGTGCTCTCGACCGGCAAGGTCTGGGGCAAGTTCAAGGGCAGGGAGAAGGGAAGGGACTCCTTCGAGATAGACGTTGTGGCGGTTGGGGAGGAGGACGTAGCCCTCTTCGAGGCCAAGTGGGAGACGCTGAGCGGGAAAGAGGCAAGGAGAGAGCTTGAGTGGTTGGGGGAGAAGGCAAAAGCCCTCGGGACGAAAAAGAGAATCCACCTCTACCTCGTGGCGAGGGAGATAAGGGGGAGGAAGCCAGCGGGGGCTTACGACCTAAGCGATCTTGAGGACATCATCAGGAAGCCGAAAACCTCTTATCCTGAAGTGCCGTAG